The genomic stretch GAAAACCGAACAGCCGAAAATCAAGCAGGATCCTAACTATCTGCGCCAGATTGTTCACGATGAATTGCTGCCGTATGTGCAAGTCAAATACGCCGGTGCGCTGGTATTAGGCCGCTATTACCAACAGGCGACGCCTGCACAACGTGACGCTTACTTTGCCGCGTTCTCTGAATATCTGCAGCAGGCCTATGGTCAGGCGCTGGCGATGTACAACGGCCAGAGTTACACCGTTCAGCCTGAACAGTCTTATGCGGACAAAGATATCATCGCTATCCGCGTCACCATCACCGACCCCAATGGCCGTCCGCCGATTCGTCTGGATTTCCAGTGGCGCAAAAACAGCCGCACCGGTGAATGGCAGGCGTACGACATGATCGCAGAAGGTGTGAGCATGATTTCGACCAAGCAGAACGAGTGGGCGGATATCCTGCGTCAGAAAGGGATTGATGGCCTGACTGCCCGTCTGAAACAAGCCGCTGCTCAGCCGATCACTCTGGATAAGCAATAATGAGTGACGCTCTGCGCTGGGAATCGCAGCCGCCGCGACTGACCTTGCAGGGTGAGTTGGATCGCGAAACGCTGGTGGCTTTTTGGGATGTGCGTAAAAAGCTGATGTCCGGCGTGACCACTCTGGACGTGTCCGGGCTGGAACGCGTGGATTCTTCGGGCCTGGCGCTGTTAGTGCATCTGCGCGAAGAGGCTAGCCAGCAGGGCGGTTCGCTGACCATCGCAGGCATTACCGACCGGCTGCATACGCTGATTGCGTTATATAATCTTCAGGACATTATCCCGACGGACTCACTGGCAAATAAGTGAACAGTTACCGGAGGTTAGGCGACGGGATGTAAATCGTTGCCTTAATGTCCACAAAGCCCCTGTGCGAAACTCTTCCTCAGGGGCTTTTTCGTGGTTTAAGATTTGGTCCGATCCCTATAAGATATCGGGCTGTTATGATTCTTCAGAAGAATAGATCCCTATGGAAACAAGTGAAATTAAAGACGTGCTGATGAACGCGTTGGCACTGGATGAAGCCCACATTACTGGCGATGGCAGTCATTTTCAGGCCATTGTCGTTGGTGCGATGTTTGATGGCATGAGCCGCGTGAAAAAACAGCAGACCGTTTACGCCCCGCTGATGGAATACATCGCCGACAATCGAATTCATGCGCTGTCTATTAAGGCTTATACCCCGGAAGAATGGGCGCGTGACCGTAAACTGAGCGGTTTATAAGACTGCCGGAGCGCCGGCAGCTTCCTCGTATTTAATCAGAGTTGAAATTTAAGAGAGCAGTCATAATGGATAAATTTCGTGTACAGGGTGGGACTCGTCTGAGCGGCGAAGTTACTATCTCTGGTGCAAAAAATGCCGCACTTCCTATTTTGTTTGCCGCACTGCTTGCTGAGGAACCTGTTGAACTCCAGAACGTTCCTCACCTGAAAGACATCGATACCACCATCAAATTACTGAGCCAGTTAGGCACCAAAATCGAACGCAACGGTTCTGTGTTCGTGGATGCCAGCGCGGTCAACGAGTTTTGTGCGCCGTATGATCTGGTGAAAACCATGCGTGCATCCATCTGGGCCCTGGGGCCTCTGGTGGCGCGTTTTGGTCGTGGAGAAGTTTCCCTGCCGGGCGGTTGTGCGATTGGCGCGCGTCCTGTTGACCTGCACATCACCGGTCTGGAACAGCTCGGTGCGACCATCGTGCTGGAAGAAGGTTATGTGAAAGCGTCCGTTGATGGCCGTCTGAAAGGCGCGCATATCGTGATGGACAAAGTCAGCGTGGGCGCGACCGTGACCATCATGAGCGCAGCAACCCTGGCGGAAGGCACGACGATTATTGAAAACGCCGCGCGTGAGCCTGAAATTGTCGATACCGCTAATTTCCTTAACACGTTGGGTGCAAAAATCACCGGCGCGGGCACCGATAAAATCACCATCGAAGGCGTCGCCCGTCTCGGTGGTGGTGTTTACCGTGTTGTTCCTGACCGCATCGAAACCGGGACTTTCCTGGTCGCAGCGGCCATTTCCGGTGGCAAAATTACCTGCCGCGAAGCCCGCCCTGACACGCTGGATGCCGTACTGGCAAAACTGCGCGAAGCCGGTGCAGAGATCGAAGTGGGTGAAGACTGGATCAGCCTCGATATGCATGGCAAACGCGCCAAAGCTGTCAACTTCCGTACCGCGCCGCATCCGGGCTTCCCGACCGATATGCAGGCACAATTCAGCCTGCTGAATCTGGTGGCGGAAGGTACCGGTGTCATTACCGAAACGATCTTCGAAAACCGCTTCATGCACATCCCTGAGCTTATCCGTATGGGCGCGCATGCAGAAATCGAAGGCAGTACCCTGATTTGCCACGGCGTTGAAAAACTGTCTGGCGCGCAGGTGATGGCGACTGATTTACGTGCCTCTGCCAGCCTGGTTCTGGCCGGTTGTATCGCAGAAGGCGTGACCATCGTTGACCGTATTTATCACATCGATCGTGGTTATGAGCGCATCGAAGATAAACTGCGTCAGCTCGGCGCGAAAATTGAGCGTTTCAAAGGCGAGTAATCTTTACGCCGCACGCAATAAAAAAGCCGGAGGGGGAAACCTCTCCGGCTTTTTCTTTATGTGTTCAGCGGTTGCGGCAATCAGTGTTCAGGATATTCCTGCACGGTGACCTGCAATGTCAGTTTCTGCCCGTTACGCATAATCTCCACCGGAATGACGGTGCCAGGACGGACTTCGGCCACCTGGTCCATCGTTTCGATGGCGGAAATCGCAGGCTTATTATTGACGTTAATAATCACATCGCTGACCTGCATCCCCGCATTTGCCGCCGGGCCGTTGGCCGTCACCTCGTTAACCACAATCCCCTGAATATGATCCAACCCGCTGTTCGGCCCGTGCAGTGGCGAAACTTCACGCCCGCTGATGCCGATATAGCCACGAATGACGCGACCATCGCGGATGAGCTTGCCCATGACTTTAGTTGCCAGTGCAGTCGGGATCGCAAAGCCAATGCCTTCCGGCGTGGCACCGTCGTTGCTCTGGTCAAAGGATAAAGTGTTGATGCCCATCAGTTCGCCCAGTGAGTTGACCAGCGCACCGCCGGAGTTTCCCTGGTTGATTGACGCATCGGTTTGCAGGAAGTTCTGACGGCCGGAAGGGCTGAGGCCGATACGCCCCGTTGCGCTGATAATCCCTTGCGTCACGGTCTGACCGAGGTTGTAAGGGTTGCCGATCGCCATGACCACATCGCCAACGTGCGGCGCTCTTCGCGGGTTAATCGGGATCACCGGCAGATTGCCTGCATTAATTTTCAGGACGGCCAGATCGGTCAGGCTGTCTGAACCCACCAGCAGGGCTTCGAAAACGCGGCCATCCTGCAATGCGACAATAATCTGGTCGGCATTATTCACCACATGTTTGTTGGTGAGGATATAACCGTTGTCATTCATGATCACGCCGGAACCCAGCGTGCGGATCGCCAGTTCGTTTTGCGAACTGTTGCCCATATTACGGTTGTACACATTCACAACCGCCGGGGCTGCATGACGGACACCGCTGTTAAAGCTGACAGGCTGTTCGCTGTCCTGATTGAAATTACGGTTGAAAATCGGTTCTGAGATGTTTTTACGCAACATAGGTACCGCCGCCAGCAAAATGCCAGCAACAATCAGGCCGATAACAGCAGATCTCAATAGCTTAACAAACATGGATATATGGGATGCGAGAGGAAAAGTGACTGAAGGATAGCATGAGTTAATCGGACGCAGCAGCATCTGCGTCCGATTTCCAACGCATTACGGCATGAATAGATAGATATTTTGACCTTTACGCAGAATACTCAGCGCGATCAGGTCGGGTTTGCTTTCGAGAATTTTGCGGAATGCCGTCAGATTCTCCAGAGGCTCGCGGTTTACGCCGATAATCACATCGTCTTTTTCAAGGCCAACCTGATCCGCTGGCGTGCCTTTTTTCACGTCATCGACACGAACGCCTTTGGTGTTTTTATCGGTCGTGTCGCTCAGCGTGACACCTTGAAGCGCCGGATTGAGTTTCTCAATGCTGATTTCTACCGCCGGGCTCTTATCCAGCGTCACGCTGACGGTCATCGGTTTGCCGTCACGCAGTAGACCAACTTGCATTGTCACGCCCGGTCCAGCTGTGCCGACTTTCGCGCGCAATTCGGCGAAACTGCTCAGGGTTTTGCCCTGAAGCGTCACCAGCACGTCACCAGATTTAATGCCCGCTTTCGCCGCAGCAGAATCAGGCAGAACCTCGTTGACGAAGGCACCGCGCTGGCTGTCGAGCTTAAATGCCTGAGCCAGTTCTGGAGTCATTTCACTGCCACGGATCCCCAGCAGGCCGCGTTTCACTTCACCAAATTCAATCAGCTGATGACTAAGATTTTTTGCCATATTAACCGGGATGGCAAAACCGATCCCGACGCTGCCGCCCTGAGAGGAAATAATGGCGGTGTTGATGCCGATCAGTTCGCCTTTCAGGTCAAGCAATGCGCCGCCGGAATTACCCCGGTTAATCGAGGCATCGGTCTGGATAAAGTTTTCCAGTCCTTCAAGATTCAGGCCACTGCGGCCCAGCGCCGAAACGATGCCCGATGTGACGGTCTGGCCGAGGCCAAACGGGTTGCCCACAGCAATCGCAAAATCGCCGACGCGGAGGTTGTCGGAATCCGCCATCGTAATTTGTGTGAGGTTTTTGGCATCAATCAGCTGGATCACGGCAATGTCAGACTGATCGTCTTTACCGATCAGTTTGGCTTTATATTCACGGCCATCGTTGAGCTGAACGGTGATTTTATCGGCGTTATTCACCACATGATTGTTGGTAAGAACGTAACCTTTTGCCGCGTCAATAATGACGCCGGAACCCAGCCCTTCGAAAGGCTGCGGCCCGGCATTCGGCTCAGGATCTTGCTGGCCGAAGAAAAATTTATATTCCGGAGGAACGTCCGCACTCGGGGGCTGAGTGCCGGAAACCTGCACGCCAACCACAGCGGGCAGCACTTTTTCAAGCACCGGTGCCAGGCTGGGCAGGGGCTGTCCCTGAACTTCCGTCGGTAAAGCAGCAGTCGCCATAGGCGCAGAAGCGAAAGTTAATCCAAGGCTAACAGCTAACACACTGAGCAAAAATGACTTTTTCTTCATCACGATAACTCTCTCGCTTTCTATAATGGACGTCAGTTCTGGACAATAGAACGGTGATTCACAGCACGGGAAGGAGCAGGTCAGGAGAACGGCACATGCAGGAAACATGCGCCGTTATAATTACCGGTGCTGTGAACCGCACCGGTTAATGACGTCTGTTATTTACGAACAGGACGTTCGCCGCGCAGCAGACCTGATGCGCCGTCAGAATAATCACGTGGCATCTGAACCGGAACCTGATCGTTATCGGCTTCAGAACCCGTCAGACGGTAGTTGAACGGATTATCCTGCTCAGGCATATCCGGCAGCAGGTTGTTAGAGCTTTTGGCCATATGCTGATAAAGCTGGCGGTAATCAGTCGCCATGTTATCCAGCAACTCGGCGCTGCGGGCAAAGTGGCCCACCAGTTCCTGACGATATTCATCGAGTTCTGCTTTGCTTTTCTCCAGCTCGTTTTTCATGACTTGTTGATCACGTAATTTACGATTCCCAAAGCGCATCGCCACCGCACCAATCGCGATACCGACCACTAATCCAATGAGTGCATACTCCCAGGTCATAATGACTCCTATTTTGACTTCGTTGTCCCGCAGGGCTTTTTCACGTAACTTTTATGACTTAACTTTTTTGGACAATCGTTTTAACGTAATTGTCACACGAATTCGTCATGCATTAGCTCCACTATAACCGTTAACCTTGTCAGAGTGGAATCCTGCCGGGAAAATCACTGCCACCTGTCGTTTTTTTCATACACAGACGGCAGGGAAATGCGGCGAATCTACGGCAAAAAAGCGGCTAAACAACGTGAAAAACGTAAAATTTTTTTCTCAGGGACGTTAACTACGATGCAACCCAAATCACCCCTTACCCTTTATCAGAGTGCAGTTGATGCCGGTGAGTTCCAGCCGGATGCCGTTCAGAAAGAGGCCGTCGCTCAGCTGGATGTTATTTATCAGGCGCTTTCCGCTCTGCCTGCGTCCGCGCCCTCTGTGGCTGCACGCGGTGGTTTGCTGGGCCGCTTGTTCGGTAAAGCGCCGGTAATAACGACCCAACGCCCGGTTCAGGGCCTTTATATGTGGGGCGGCGTCGGGCGCGGTAAAACCTGGCTGATGGATTTGTTTTTCCACAGTTTGCCCGGTGAACGCAAACTGCGCCTGCATTTCCACCGCTTTATGCTGCGTGTGCATGAAGAACTGACGCAACTTCAGGGCCAGGAAGATCCGCTGGAAGTGATTGCGGATAAATTCAAAGCTGAAACCGACGTGCTGTGTTTCGATGAGTTTTTTGTCTCAGATATTACCGATGCGATGCTGCTAGCTACGTTGTTGCAGGCGTTATTCGCGCGCGGCATCACGCTGATTGCGACGTCTAACATTCCGCCTGATCAGCTGTATCGTAACGGGTTGCAGCGTGCGCGTTTCCTGCCCGCCATCGAACTCATTAAGGAATATTGCGATGTGCTGAATGTGGATGCGGGCATTGATTATCGTCTGCGCACATTAACGCAGGCGAATTTGTGGCTGTCTCCGGCAGGCCCTGACGCGACGGTGGCGATGCAAAGTATGCTGGGGAAACTCACCGGCAACCACAGTGGTGATTCCGGTGCCAAACCGGTCATGCTGGAAGTGAATCACCGACCGCTGCAGGCGCTCGCCGCGGTAGACGGCGTTCTGGCGGTCGAATTTCATACCTTATGTGAAGAGGCGCGCAGCCAGCTCGACTATATTGCGCTGTCGAAAATCTACCACAGCGTGTTGTTGCATAACGTTCCGGTGATGGCTGCCGACAGCGAGAATGCGGCGCGGCGTTTTCTTGCGCTGGTGGATGAGTTCTACGAGCGGCATGTAAAACTGGTGATTTCAGCGGCGGTGCCGATGTTTGAGATTTATCAGGGTGAACGGCTGAAGTTTGAATATCAGCGCTGCCTGTCGCGCCTGCAGGAGATGCAAAGCGAGGAATACCTCAAACGCCCGCATCTGCCGTGATTTTATACTGATTATGATTTGTTCGATTCGTGGTATAAAAGCGTCTGCAGATTTTGCAGAGTGAGCCCTTCGGGCGACTTGAGGGAAATCTTCCTTTTTGTCGAAAAAGGGTTCGATCTTTGCCCTGGACTTCTCTATAATCTTGCGACCCCACGTTACTACAAAGTTTTTTTCCCGAAACTTTATAAGTGCCAGCATTGGCTATTCGAAGGGGTAGGTTTGCTGGACGATGGTCGTGTGAACCTCAAATACTTATTTTATAAACAAGTAAGCGTTCGGGTGTTCGCCAACGTGTAACTTTAATTGGGTAAGCTTTTAATGAAAACTTTTACAGCTAAACCGGAAACCGTACAACGTGACTGGTTCGTAGTTGACGCTACCGGCAAGACCTTAGGTCGCCTGGCCACTGAACTGGCCCGCCGTCTGCGTGGCAAACATAAAGCGGAATACACTCCGCACGTTGATACTGGTGATTACATCATCGTTCTGAACGCAGAAAAAGTTGCTGTAACCGGCAACAAGCGTAACGACAAGATTTATTACCATCACACCGGCCACATCGGTGGTATCAAGCAAGCGACCTTTGAAGAGATGATCGCTCGCCGTCCTGAACGCGTGATCGAGCTCGCGGTTAAAGGCATGTTGCCAAAGGGCCCGTTGGGTCGTGCAATGTACCGTAAAATGAAAGTTTACGCGGGTAACGAGCACACTCATGCGGCGCAACAACCGCAAGTTCTTGACATTTAATTCGGGATTATAGGCAATGGCTGAAAATCAATACTACGGCACTGGTCGCCGCAAAAGCTCCGCCGCTCGTGTTTTCATCAAACCGGGTAGTGGTAACATCGTAATTAACCAGCGTAGCCTGGAACAGTACTTTGGTCGTGAAACTGCCCGCATGGTAGTTCGTCAACCACTGGAACTGGTCGACATGGTTACCAAATTTGACCTGTACATCACTGTTAAAGGTGGTGGTATCTCCGGTCAAGCTGGTGCTATCCGTCACGGTATCACCCGTGCACTGATGGAATATGACGAAAATCTGCGTGGCGAACTGCGTAAAGCAGGCTTCGTTACCCGTGATGCTCGTCAGGTTGAACGTAAGAAAGTCGGTCTGCGTAAAGCACGTCGTCGTCCTCAGTTCTCCAAACGTTAATTTTCTGCTGCTTACGCAGCTCAGTGCTTCGGCACGAAAATCAGCGTCAAAAACCCGGTGTTTCACCGGGTTTTTTTATGCCCGCTTTTCAGGTTTTTCAGGTGAAATGATCTCCTGACACACAATTCACCATGAAATCGTCTCTGCGTCCCCCACAGCACGCGTAAAATCTGGTAAACTATCACACACTTTTGTGCCTATTCGCCGAGCAGTTGACGTTGCCGCGCTTCCTGGCTGGGTTCGCCTTGCCGATGGTTGTCTATGAAACTACGGGACAAAAACTGCAGGCTGGCGATAACTCGCTGTAATATTCTAGATAAACTTGGAGGTTTTCATGGCTGTCGCTGCCAACAAACGTTCGGTAATGACGCTGTTTTCCGGCCCGACCGACATTTTTAGCCATCAAGTACGCATCGTACTGGCGGAAAAAGGTGTCAGTGTCGAGATCGAGCAGGTTGAGATGGATCACCTGCCGCAGGATCTTATTGACCTCAACCCTTATCGCACCGTGCCAACGCTGGTCGATCGTGAGCTGACGCTGTTCGAATCCCGCATCATCATGGAATATCTTGATGAGCGTTTCCCGCACCCCCCACTGATGCCGGTTTATCCGGTTGCCCGTGGCGAGAGCCGTCTGATGATGCATCGCATCGAAAACGACTGGTATTCTCTGATGCGTCAAATCGAGCAAGGTTCTGCGACGGAAGCGGATGCTGCGCGTAAACAACTTCGCGAAGAGCTGCTGGCGATTGCGCCAATCTTCTCCTACATGCCTTACTTCAAAAGCGAAGAGTTCAGCCTGGTCGATTGCTACCTGGCTCCGCTGCTGTGGCGTTTGCCTGAACTGGGCATTGAGCTGTCAGGTGCCGGTTCTAAAGAGCTTAAAGGCTATATGACCCGCGTCTTTGAGCGTGATGCATTCCTGGCTTCCCTGACCGAACCCGAGCGCGAAATGCGTTTGCATACCCGAGGTTAAGGTATGGAGATGACCGACATGTCTCCGCGTCGCCCCTATCTGCTGCGGGCTTTTTATGACTGGTTGCTCGACAACCAGTTAACCCCGCATCTGGTGGTTGACGTGACGATGCCTGGCGTGATGGTGCCGATGGAGTTTGCGCGTGACGGACAAATTGTTCTGAACGTTGCGCCGCGTGCTGTCGGCAATCTCGAACTGGGCAACGACGATGTACGCTTCAATGCGCGTTTTGGCGGCGTACCGCGTAACGTATTTGTACCGATTGCCGCCGTTCTGGCAATTTATGCCCGTGAAAACGGTGCCGGTACTATGTTCGAACCTGAACCTGCTTATGAAGCCGAAGGCGCCTTTGATGGCGATCTGAGTGTGGAAGATCAGTCAGAGCCGACCATGTCAGTCATTGATGGCGATTTGCCTGATGTGGCTGAACAAGATCCGGATGATGAGCCGCCGACACCGCCACGCGGTGGTCGCCCGGCACTGCGCGTTGTAAAATAACACCGCGCTTGTTACGTCAGACCGGCAAAAACCCTGCGTTGTTACGCGGGGTTTTTTATTGCCTGAATCCGGAGACGGACATCACCGCGTTCAATAAAAAAGGCCGCTTTCGCGGCCTTCGTGCAGGGCAAAATAAAATTACACTTCGAGGTAATTCATGATGCCTTCTGCGGCCTTGCGGCCTTCGGCAATCGCCGTGACGACCAGATCTGAACCGCGAACCGCATCGCCACCGGCGAAGATTTTCGGGTTGCTGGTCTGGAACGCGTTGTCGCTACCTTCCGGTGCCACAATGCGTCCGGATGAATCCAGTTCAACATCATGCGACGCCAGCCATTCCATTTTGTGAGGGCGGAAACCAAACGCCATCACCACGGCATCGGCTTCCATCACATGCTCGGAACCTGCCACGATTTCTGCACGGCGACGGCCGGCAGCATCTGGCGCACCGAGTTCAGTGCGAGCCATCCGCACACCACACACGCGGCCAGAATCGTTCAGTTCGATGCTCAGCGGTTGCAGGTTGAATTTGAAATCAACGCCTTCTTCGCGGGCATTCTTCACTTCACGGCGTGAGCCAGGCATGTTCTCTTCGTCACGGCGATAGGCACAGGTCACATGCGTTGCGCCCTGACGGATTGAAGTCCGCACGCAGTCCATTGCGGTATCACCCCCGCCGAGAACCACAACGCGTTTCTTATCCATCGTGACGTAAGGCTCTTCCTGGCTGTCGTCGTAGCCCATCAGCTGTTTGGTGTTAGCGATGAGGAACGGCAGGGCATCGTAAACACCCGGCGCATCTTCATTCGGTAAACCACCGCGCATGGACTGATAAGTCCCAACGCCAAGGAAGACAGAATCATATTCTGCCAGCAGGGCTTCCATCGTGATGTCTTTGCCGACTTCCGTATTGAGCTGGAACTCGATACCCATCCCGGTGAAGATTTCACGACGCTTGGTCATGACGGATTTTTCCAGCTTGAAGGCCGGAATACCGAATGTCAGCAATCCGCCGATTTCCGGATGACGATCGTAAACCACCGCTTTAACGCCGTTACGGGTCAGCACGTCAGCACAGGCTAAACCTGCCGGACCTGCGCCGATGATCGCCACACGTTTCCCGGTTGGGTGGACGTGAGACATATCCGGACGCCAGCCCATCTCGATCGCTTTATCGTTAATATAGCGTTCGATGTTACCGATAGTCACCGCACCGAATTCATCATTCAGCGTACAGGAACCTTCGCAAAGCCGGTCCTGCGGACAAACGCGTCCGCAAACTTCCGGCAGGCTGTTGGTCTGGTGTGCGAGATCTGCCGCTTCCATGATGCGGCCTTCGTTCGCCAGCTTTAGCCAGTTCGGAATGTAGTTATGTACCGGACATTTCCATTCGCAGTAAGGGTTACCACAAGACAGGCAGCGGTCTGCCTGCGATGCAGCCTGAGTTGCTGAGAACGGCTCGTAAATTTCCACAAACTCAATTTTACGGATCTTCAGCGCTTTTTTAGGCGGATCAACACGCTGTAAGTCGACAAATTGATAAACGTTTTGACTCATCTTAACCTCTTACTGCGCTTGTACCCGCAGCTCAGCTGCGGAACGACTACGGTGACCCAACAATGCTTTGACATCACTGGACTTCGGTTTTACCAGGGCAAATTTAGGCGCCCATTCCGGCCAGTTCGCCAAAATCTCTTCACCACGGGTCGATGCGGTCAACTGTACGTGTTCGATGATCAAACCGCGCAGATGCTCTTCATGGATAGCCAGATCGGCCACTTCCAGGACTTCAACCAGTTCCGGGTTAACCCGTTTGCGGAATTCGCCATCTTCATCGAGAACGTAAGCGAAACCTCCGGTCATGCCCGCGCCAAAGTTAACGCCGGTACGACCCAGAACACACACGATACCGCCGGTCATGTATTCACAACCGTTATCGCCGATACCTTCAACCACGGTGATAGCACCGGAGTTACGTACCGCGAAACGTTCGCCCGCACGGCCAGCCGCAAACATCTTGCCGCCGGTTGCGCCGTAAAGGCAGGTGTTGCCGATAATGCTGGCTTCGTGGCTGCGGAACGCCGAGCCGATTGGCGGACGAATCGCAATACGTCCACCGGCCATGCCTTTGCCCACATAGTCGTTCGCGTCGCCGGTCAGCATCAAATCTACGCCACCTGCGTTCCAGACGCCGAAGCTCTGGCCTGCGGTGCCGTTGAAGTTAATACGCACCGGATCGGCTGCCATGCCCTGATCGCCATGCTTTTCAGCAATCGCGCCGGACAATGTCGCACCAACTGAACGGTCAGTGTTGCGGATATCGAAGTAGAACGCTTTGCTCTGCTTGGAATCGATGTGTGGCGCAGCCTGTTCAAGAATGTCTTTGTTCAGCTGGCCTTTGTCGAATGCCGGGTTGCTTTCGGTGCAGTACACCGCTTTGCCTTCGTGCGGCGTCGCGGTTGCCAGCATCGCGGACAAATCCAGATTGTTTTGTTTCGCCGTGAAGCCATCCAGTTCAGTTAGCAGATCGGTACGACCGATCAAATCAACCAACTGGCTGACGCCCAGCTCGGCCATGATTTCACGGGTTTCCTGCGTGATGAACTTAAAGTAGTTCACAACGCGTTCCGGCAAGCCGTGATAATGGTTACGGCGCAGTTTTTCGTCCTGAGTTGCCACGCCCGTTGCGCAGTTGTTCAGGTGACAAATACGCAGGTATTTACAACCCAGTGCAACCATCGGGCCGGTACCAAAACCAAAACTTTCAGCGCCCAGGATTGCCGCTTTGATGATGTCCAGACCGGTTTTCAGGCCGCCATCCACTTGTAAACGAATCTTGTGGCGCAGGCCGTTAGCCACCAGCGCCTGTTGTGTTTCCACCAGGCCCAGTTCCCACGGACAACCCGCGTATTTCACCGAAGACAGCGGGCTTGCGCCGGTGCCGCCATCGTAGCCTGCGATAGTGATCAGGTCTGCATACGCTTTTGCCACGCCGACCGCGATGGTGCCCACGCCCGGTTCAGAAACCAGTTTCACCGAAATCATGGCTTTCGGGTTGACCTGTTTCAGGTCGAAGATCAGCTGCGCCAGATCTTCGATGGAATAAATATCGTGATGCGGCGGTGGAGAAATCAGGGTCACGCCCGGCACGGAATAACGCAGTTTAGCGATGTACGGCGTCACTTTGTCACCCGGCAACTGACCGCCTTCGCCTGGTTTTGCACCCTGCGCCACTTTGATCTGAATAACGTCAGCATTCACCAGATAGGCTGGCGTCACACCGAAACGACCCGATGCGACCTGCTTGATGCGGGACACTTTATTGGTGCCGTAACGCGCAGGATCTTCGCCACCTTCGCCGGAGTTAGAACGTCCGCCGATGCTGTTCATTGCTTCGGCCAGTGACTCATGGGCTTCCGGGCTTAACGCACCGATAGACATTGCTGCGGTATCGAAACGGGTAAACAGACCTTCAGCCGGTTCTACCTGATCAACCGGAAT from Rahnella sikkimica encodes the following:
- the murA gene encoding UDP-N-acetylglucosamine 1-carboxyvinyltransferase — protein: MDKFRVQGGTRLSGEVTISGAKNAALPILFAALLAEEPVELQNVPHLKDIDTTIKLLSQLGTKIERNGSVFVDASAVNEFCAPYDLVKTMRASIWALGPLVARFGRGEVSLPGGCAIGARPVDLHITGLEQLGATIVLEEGYVKASVDGRLKGAHIVMDKVSVGATVTIMSAATLAEGTTIIENAAREPEIVDTANFLNTLGAKITGAGTDKITIEGVARLGGGVYRVVPDRIETGTFLVAAAISGGKITCREARPDTLDAVLAKLREAGAEIEVGEDWISLDMHGKRAKAVNFRTAPHPGFPTDMQAQFSLLNLVAEGTGVITETIFENRFMHIPELIRMGAHAEIEGSTLICHGVEKLSGAQVMATDLRASASLVLAGCIAEGVTIVDRIYHIDRGYERIEDKLRQLGAKIERFKGE
- the ibaG gene encoding BolA family iron metabolism protein IbaG; translated protein: METSEIKDVLMNALALDEAHITGDGSHFQAIVVGAMFDGMSRVKKQQTVYAPLMEYIADNRIHALSIKAYTPEEWARDRKLSGL
- the zapE gene encoding cell division protein ZapE; amino-acid sequence: MQPKSPLTLYQSAVDAGEFQPDAVQKEAVAQLDVIYQALSALPASAPSVAARGGLLGRLFGKAPVITTQRPVQGLYMWGGVGRGKTWLMDLFFHSLPGERKLRLHFHRFMLRVHEELTQLQGQEDPLEVIADKFKAETDVLCFDEFFVSDITDAMLLATLLQALFARGITLIATSNIPPDQLYRNGLQRARFLPAIELIKEYCDVLNVDAGIDYRLRTLTQANLWLSPAGPDATVAMQSMLGKLTGNHSGDSGAKPVMLEVNHRPLQALAAVDGVLAVEFHTLCEEARSQLDYIALSKIYHSVLLHNVPVMAADSENAARRFLALVDEFYERHVKLVISAAVPMFEIYQGERLKFEYQRCLSRLQEMQSEEYLKRPHLP
- the zapG gene encoding Z-ring associated protein ZapG, with protein sequence MTWEYALIGLVVGIAIGAVAMRFGNRKLRDQQVMKNELEKSKAELDEYRQELVGHFARSAELLDNMATDYRQLYQHMAKSSNNLLPDMPEQDNPFNYRLTGSEADNDQVPVQMPRDYSDGASGLLRGERPVRK
- the degQ gene encoding serine endoprotease DegQ, whose amino-acid sequence is MKKKSFLLSVLAVSLGLTFASAPMATAALPTEVQGQPLPSLAPVLEKVLPAVVGVQVSGTQPPSADVPPEYKFFFGQQDPEPNAGPQPFEGLGSGVIIDAAKGYVLTNNHVVNNADKITVQLNDGREYKAKLIGKDDQSDIAVIQLIDAKNLTQITMADSDNLRVGDFAIAVGNPFGLGQTVTSGIVSALGRSGLNLEGLENFIQTDASINRGNSGGALLDLKGELIGINTAIISSQGGSVGIGFAIPVNMAKNLSHQLIEFGEVKRGLLGIRGSEMTPELAQAFKLDSQRGAFVNEVLPDSAAAKAGIKSGDVLVTLQGKTLSSFAELRAKVGTAGPGVTMQVGLLRDGKPMTVSVTLDKSPAVEISIEKLNPALQGVTLSDTTDKNTKGVRVDDVKKGTPADQVGLEKDDVIIGVNREPLENLTAFRKILESKPDLIALSILRKGQNIYLFMP
- the degS gene encoding outer membrane-stress sensor serine endopeptidase DegS, with translation MFVKLLRSAVIGLIVAGILLAAVPMLRKNISEPIFNRNFNQDSEQPVSFNSGVRHAAPAVVNVYNRNMGNSSQNELAIRTLGSGVIMNDNGYILTNKHVVNNADQIIVALQDGRVFEALLVGSDSLTDLAVLKINAGNLPVIPINPRRAPHVGDVVMAIGNPYNLGQTVTQGIISATGRIGLSPSGRQNFLQTDASINQGNSGGALVNSLGELMGINTLSFDQSNDGATPEGIGFAIPTALATKVMGKLIRDGRVIRGYIGISGREVSPLHGPNSGLDHIQGIVVNEVTANGPAANAGMQVSDVIINVNNKPAISAIETMDQVAEVRPGTVIPVEIMRNGQKLTLQVTVQEYPEH
- the mlaC gene encoding phospholipid-binding protein MlaC, producing MFKRLVIAALLVVMAPLANAAVDKTNPYSVMNEAANKTFTRLKTEQPKIKQDPNYLRQIVHDELLPYVQVKYAGALVLGRYYQQATPAQRDAYFAAFSEYLQQAYGQALAMYNGQSYTVQPEQSYADKDIIAIRVTITDPNGRPPIRLDFQWRKNSRTGEWQAYDMIAEGVSMISTKQNEWADILRQKGIDGLTARLKQAAAQPITLDKQ
- the mlaB gene encoding lipid asymmetry maintenance protein MlaB; the encoded protein is MSDALRWESQPPRLTLQGELDRETLVAFWDVRKKLMSGVTTLDVSGLERVDSSGLALLVHLREEASQQGGSLTIAGITDRLHTLIALYNLQDIIPTDSLANK